The proteins below come from a single Plasmodium sp. gorilla clade G2 genome assembly, chromosome: 13 genomic window:
- a CDS encoding adenylosuccinate synthetase: protein MNIFDHHIKNVDKGNVVAILGAQWGDEGKGKIIDMLSEYSDITCRFNGGANAGHTISVNDKKYALHLLPCGVLYDNNISVLGNGMVIHVKSLMEEIESVGGKLLDRLYLSNKAHILFDIHQIIDSIQETKKLKEGKQIGTTKRGIGPCYSTKASRIGIRLGTLKNFENFKNMYNKLIDHLMELYNITDYDKEKELNLFYNYHLTLKDRIVDVISFMNTNLENNKKVLIEGANAAMLDIDFGTYPYVTSSCTTVGGVFSGLGIHHKKLNLVVGVVKSYLTRVGCGPFLTELNNDIGQYLREKGHEYGTTTKRPRRCGWLDIPMLLYVKCINSIDMINLTKLDVLSGLEEILLCVNFKNKKTGELLEKGCYPVEEEISEEYEPVYEKFNGWKEDISTCNEFDELPENAKKYILAIEKYVQTPVVWIGVGPNRKNMIIKKNFNFN, encoded by the exons atgaatatatttgatcatcatattaaaaatgtagaTAAAGGGAATGTAGTTGCAATATTAGGTGCACAATGGGGTGATGAAGGAAAGGGTAAAATAATTGATATGTTATCAGAATATTCTGATATTACTTGTAGATTTAATGGAGGTGCTAATGCAGGACATACGATATCTGTAAATGATAAGAAATATGCTTTACATTTATTACCATGTGGtgtattatatgataataatataagtgtATTAGGAAACGGAATGGTAATACATGTAAAATCATTAATGGAAGAAATTGAATCAGTTGGAGGAAAGTTATTAGAtagattatatttatcaaataaagcccacatattatttgatattcATCAAATTATTGATTCAATACAAGagacaaaaaaattaaaagaaggaAAACAAATAGGTACAACAAAAAGAGGTATTGGACCATGTTATTCTACAAAAGCTTCCAGAATAGGTATAAGATTAGGaactttaaaaaattttgaaaactttaaaaatatgtacaatAAATTAATAGACCACTTAAtggaattatataatataacagaTTATGACAAAGAAAAAGAActcaatttattttataattatcactTAACATTAAAAGATAGAATAGTAGATGTTATTTCCTTTATGAATACAAATTTagaaaacaataaaaaagtaTTAATTGAAGGTGCTAATGCAGCTATGTTAGATATTGATTTTGGAACATATCCATATGTAACTAGTAGCTGTACAACAGTTGGTGGTGTTTTTTCAGGACTTGGAATTcatcataaaaaattaaatttagtTGTAGGTGTAGTTAAAAGTTATTTAACTAGAGTTGGTTGTGGCCCTTTCTTAActgaattaaataatgacATTGGTCAATATTTAAGAGAAAAAGGTCATGAATATGGAACAACTACCAAGAGACCAAGAAGATGTGGATGGCTAGACATACCaatgttattatatgttaaatgTATTAATAGTATTGATATGATAAACTTAACAAAATTGGATGTTTTATCTGGATTAGaggaaatattattatgcgtcaattttaaaaataaaaaaacag gaGAATTGCTTGAAAAGGGTTGCTACCCTGTTGAAGAAGAAATATCAGAAGAATATGAACCAGTTTATGAAAAATTCAATGGATGGAAAGAAGACATATCTACTTGTAATGAATTTGATGAATTACCAGAAAATgcaaagaaatatattttagctatagaaaaatatgtaCAGACTCCAGTAGTTTGGATTGGTGTAGGTcctaatagaaaaaatatgattattaaaaagaattttaACTTTaactaa
- a CDS encoding 60S ribosomal protein L7-2, putative, which produces MNKKKSKKEPIKKKEYNKVKHVKFRRIKKIDFKEEKIRKDKRKFNVEKIRKRKKKFDTLYKKKEYEKKLIGQKNEYINLKKELENENFDTERQCVFIIRNDINCHHNDSKLLLKELKLINKYDGIILINTEENMKKLYVIKPYICYGYIKKYNFYNLMEKRLYIKDKDQIKRCDSNKMIEQIFSKEGIYSFRSFCDYIFECKDNADIITKNYIYPFDFSFLNTKMTFDFLQFKQEFKGFLKNEINEILEKII; this is translated from the exons atgaataaaaagaaatcaaAGAAAGAaccaataaaaaaaaaagaatataacaAAGTGAAACATGTAAAATTTAGaagaataaagaaaatagaTTTTAAGGAGGAAAAAATACGAAaagataaaagaaaatttaatGTTGAGAAAATAAGa aaacgtaaaaagaaatttgatacactttataaaaaaaaagagtatgaaaaaaaattgataggGCAGAAAAATGAATACATCAACTTgaaaaaagaattagaaaatgaaaattttgaTACGGAAAGACAAtgtgtttttataataagaaatGATATTAATTGTCATCACAACGATTCAAAATTGTTATTAAAG gaATTGAAGCTTATTAATAAGTATGATGGAATAATACTAATAAACACAGAAGAAAACATGAAAAAGCTTTATGTTATAAAACCATATATATGCTatggatatattaaaaaatataatttttataatcttaTGGAAAAAAGactttatataaaagataaagatCAAATAAAAAGATGTGATTCAAATAAAATGATTGAACAAATATTTAGTAAAGAAGGAATATATTCCTTCAGATCTTTTTgtgattatatttttgaatgCAAAGATAATGCAGATATTATAactaaaaattatatttatccatttgatttttcctttttaaatACCAAGATGACTTTTGACTTTTTACAATTTAAACAAGAATTTAAAGGattcttaaaaaatgaaattaatgaaatattagaaaaaattatataa